A stretch of Ipomoea triloba cultivar NCNSP0323 chromosome 11, ASM357664v1 DNA encodes these proteins:
- the LOC115995695 gene encoding 17.8 kDa class I heat shock protein-like yields the protein MSLIPSIFGARRSNIFDPFSLDLWDPFEGFPFSSAVANAPGGSEGETSAFANARIDWKETPEAHVFKADLPGLKKEEVKVEVEEGRVLQISGERSREQEEKNDKWHRVERSSGKFLRRFRLPENVKMDEVKASMENGVLTVTVPKVEAKKPEIKAIDISA from the coding sequence ATGTCTTTGATTCCAAGCATCTTTGGAGCTCGCCGGAGCAACATCTTCGACCCCTTCTCTCTAGACCTGTGGGATCCTTTCGAAGGGTTCCCGTTTTCGAGCGCCGTCGCCAATGCCCCCGGCGGTTCGGAGGGGGAAACATCGGCCTTCGCCAACGCGCGTATTGACTGGAAGGAGACGCCGGAGGCTCACGTGTTCAAGGCAGATCTGCCGGGGCTGAAGAAGGAGGAGGTGAAGGTGGAAGTGGAGGAAGGGAGAGTTTTGCAGATCAGCGGAGAGAGGAGCAGAGAGCAGGAGGAGAAGAATGATAAGTGGCACCGTGTGGAGCGGAGCAGCGGTAAGTTCCTAAGGAGATTCCGGCTGCCGGAGAATGTGAAGATGGATGAGGTGAAAGCTTCGATGGAGAATGGAGTGCTCACTGTCACTGTTCCCAAAGTGGAAGCTAAGAAACCTGAAATCAAAGCCATTGACATCTCTGCTTGA
- the LOC115995697 gene encoding 17.6 kDa class I heat shock protein 3-like: protein MSLIPSIFGTRRSNIFDPFSLDLWDPYQGFPFSSAVANAPGASAGDASAFANARIDWKETPEAHIFKADLPGLKKEEVKVEVEEGRVLQISGERSREQEEKNDKWHRVERSSGKFLRRFRLPENAKMDEVKASMENGVLTVTVPKVEVKKPEIKAIDISA, encoded by the coding sequence ATGTCTTTGATTCCAAGCATCTTTGGAACTCGCCGGAGCAACATCTTCGATCCCTTCTCTCTAGACCTGTGGGATCCTTACCAAGGGTTCCCGTTTTCAAGCGCCGTCGCAAATGCCCCCGGCGCCTCGGCGGGGGATGCATCGGCCTTCGCCAACGCGCGTATTGACTGGAAGGAGACGCCGGAGGCTCACATATTCAAAGCAGATCTGCCGGGGCTGAAGAAGGAGGAGGTGAAGGTGGAAGTTGAAGAAGGGAGAGTTTTGCAGATCAGCGGAGAGAGGAGCAGAGAGCAGGAGGAGAAGAACGACAAATGGCACCGTGTGGAGCGGAGCAGCGGTAAGTTCCTAAGGAGATTCCGGCTGCCGGAGAATGCGAAGATGGATGAGGTGAAAGCTTCTATGGAGAATGGAGTGCTCACTGTTACTGTTCCCAAAGTGGAAGTTAAAAAACCTGAAATCAAAGCCATCGACATCTCTGCTTAA